The following are from one region of the Carassius gibelio isolate Cgi1373 ecotype wild population from Czech Republic chromosome A13, carGib1.2-hapl.c, whole genome shotgun sequence genome:
- the LOC128025965 gene encoding MORN repeat-containing protein 4: protein MTLTRGSFTYSSGEEYTGEWKEGRRHGKGELKFADGTCYKGHFENGLFHGSGVLVFPDGSRYEGEFAQGKFQGVGIFCRFDGMKFEGEFKSGRVEGYGLLTFPDGSHGAPRNEGVFENNKLLKREKCQAVVQRAKNSASTARGFLV from the exons ATGACATTAACCAGGGGCTCCTTCACTTATTCCAGCGGAGAAGAATATACAGGAGAATGGAAGGAAG GTCGGAGGCACGGTAAAGGTGAGCTGAAGTTTGCTGATGGCACCTGTTATAAAGGTCACTTTGAGAATGGCCTGTTCCACGGATCAGGGGTGTTAGTCTTTCCCGATGGATCCAG GTACGAGGGTGAATTTGCCCAGGGAAAATTCCAAGGGGTCGGAATCTTCTGCAGGTTCGACGGGATGAAATTTGAAGGGGAATTCAAAAGTGGCCGTGTGGAAGGATATG GGCTGCTGACATTTCCAGATGGTTCCCATGGTGCTCCGCGGAATGAGGGAGTGTTTGAGAACAACAAGCTTCTGAAACGTGAAAAGTGTCAGGCTGTGGTGCAGAGAGCCAAGAACTCGGCATCTACTGCCCGTGGCTTCCTTGTATGA